Proteins encoded by one window of Saprospiraceae bacterium:
- a CDS encoding ankyrin repeat domain-containing protein, with product MLSPDGRYMVSIADNSEIFIWDLSLDLLKGKLEFPWEGPNKIKDEVGMKNKLKDIYFADDGEKLIGFHEGRSRTVSGEPIPPRLIIWDYKRGKIVDLLDLPKALEGTVFINDGKRFIGFRKGRSGSNTRAATPPRLVIWNYSKGETVEQHDLPATIGEALDKPSISAEGDYITLTSGAHLATWKLEPFQLIHEFKVARANPGPGKESSFSYTHVRVDAERNLIYTGIGLPEEKLDFVEIRDFQTGELRYTLKDDPEKANLKSSGADRHIIDIEPFGKDQLIVIDQQGSYRIVVWDLVTQMPIHRPDPIEAKSFSLSEDGSSLITAYRDIKRYPFPFREPEMEIDDDESLFRGMDIYKWQHFSLNRKKGIAVAKEGATGDTKFGVYDLNLGRKIKTIERKEIGTIEGLAFGKEGQLVTGHSESGIRIWDLKHVVNAKNSAPVEVYGFHDMVVDFQHQLVIGEKKYWSFDDPETILKLEDADRSWSISPDNKWLVSYNGEVYDLETMEMSRKLDGKYTSDAKAHFSQNNEVLLIPGVKQIQRWRLPGFQKIDPIELPSEKTSMSLGYQIKPLPDNTFIFQKEDSFSIRSLYSGAVLQEKVLPFHLGRHDPICMSQDGKFMMIAPNRIYRGKQPIASSDIIIYSLPDFREVKRLSGHVGKVEHLTMAPEGHLLASGGTDGTVKLWDWKAGKLVATVLGLEGQKYFIYTPDNYYMTSKGVTDVAFSTGNSVYPFEQFDLYYNRPDIVLERLGYADQEIIQALNRSYQKRLAKLGITQPDLRSLENLPQLNIIGSVPQSTDEDQLALIIECTDEQYNLRRLQVFQNEVPLSFQEGEDVLKGRKARINLSLPLVSGSNRFQFLVINEKGATSLQQSFEIRRSSSEKPDLHLVVVGVSKYREADMNLKYAAKDARDVAALFTSRPTAYRKIHVHQFLDEAANRQEILAVKEKLMQSRPEDRVIVFLAGHGLLDDQLNYYFATHQVDFANPAAQGIAFDEMENLLNEIPARQKALLIDACHAGEVDKEEVELVTKKQEVDGEVTFRSFTNKTVQKRRIGLDNSFELMKNTYVDLRRNSGAVIIAAAGGAEYAIEGDRFQNGVFTHCLRKALAVEKDLDRTLRSDRNGDHIITISEIQQYLTVEVPKLTQNRQQPLNRVDYLYNDFEIFQYKTGNESDWQDWQGRASKEDFHTIIDQGINVHQVFADGSTWLMKAIDKQEEDDPSTLQKLVDLGADPYPQAAYYPKYSYHWNDYDYFGGLTAVAASEGKIKMLQYLVEQLHIPVDSEGWNVETQQRNGWTALQWAAYTRRYKNEGVRKAIRYLVQKGADIEKKESKNNKTPLLLAFSKPKNFEIGQLLIELGANIFATDKAGWSALHYAARWGETDMVRSLVNKGLDINLPAKDGWTPLMLAGIHEHYSTFNELLIAGADTSLQTKAGNTIAQLASQKELLTLHELMAYPGSTDRDLFVAIKNKDKAAIRQLLKSGASLNTIDGYGASLFMQLVHEIGDLAFIKEVMAYRPSLSSKGVIWTNRVGGGYYGNLQCIVAAKGQLEILKYLVENLRMPIDDPEYNPQDDQYTGWTALQWAASQRRTEVMNYLLQRSANINVGIQEGDTPALLYVKSNPKDISENWWLRSQVSIARTTWLLSNQNINARDKFGWTISHYISRGGAINYDLVGYMKQLKELGADFNIQGQNGWTPLMLATQNKSYGRMEQLVEAQANLNLRNKEGDTALMLAYKKKLKGFCRFLLEQESLDCSLVNAEGQKALDIALALDLPEIAQQIKKRADCR from the coding sequence ATGCTTTCACCAGATGGTCGATACATGGTTAGCATAGCAGACAATTCAGAAATTTTCATTTGGGATTTAAGTCTCGATCTGCTGAAGGGTAAATTGGAATTCCCCTGGGAAGGCCCCAATAAGATAAAGGATGAAGTGGGGATGAAGAACAAATTGAAAGACATTTATTTTGCTGATGACGGAGAAAAACTCATTGGTTTTCATGAAGGCAGATCTAGGACGGTATCTGGAGAACCCATTCCTCCGAGGCTGATTATTTGGGACTATAAACGTGGAAAGATTGTGGATCTTTTAGATCTGCCAAAAGCCTTAGAAGGCACAGTTTTTATCAATGATGGGAAACGGTTTATTGGTTTCCGTAAAGGCAGATCTGGATCAAATACGAGAGCGGCCACTCCTCCTAGACTAGTTATATGGAACTACAGCAAGGGGGAAACTGTAGAACAGCACGATTTGCCAGCAACCATTGGAGAGGCCTTGGATAAACCCTCCATTTCTGCTGAAGGGGACTACATTACCTTGACCTCTGGAGCTCATTTAGCTACCTGGAAGTTAGAGCCTTTCCAGTTGATACACGAATTTAAGGTTGCCAGAGCTAATCCGGGCCCGGGCAAGGAATCTTCCTTCTCCTATACACATGTGCGAGTTGATGCGGAGCGAAATCTAATCTACACAGGGATTGGTTTGCCGGAAGAAAAGCTAGATTTCGTAGAAATTCGAGATTTTCAAACTGGTGAATTGCGGTATACCCTAAAGGACGATCCAGAAAAAGCTAACCTGAAGTCCAGTGGAGCTGATCGGCACATAATCGATATAGAACCCTTTGGAAAGGACCAGTTGATCGTGATCGATCAACAAGGATCTTACAGAATAGTGGTGTGGGACTTAGTTACTCAGATGCCCATTCATAGGCCAGATCCTATTGAAGCAAAAAGCTTTTCTCTTTCTGAGGATGGCAGTAGTCTGATCACAGCCTATAGAGATATAAAAAGATACCCTTTCCCATTTCGAGAGCCTGAAATGGAAATAGATGATGATGAATCTCTTTTCCGGGGAATGGATATATATAAATGGCAGCACTTTTCACTCAATAGGAAAAAGGGCATAGCCGTAGCCAAAGAAGGGGCAACCGGAGATACGAAATTTGGCGTCTATGACTTAAACCTTGGTCGAAAAATAAAGACCATTGAACGAAAAGAAATCGGCACCATTGAAGGATTGGCTTTTGGAAAAGAAGGGCAACTGGTCACTGGGCATAGCGAATCAGGAATTAGAATTTGGGACCTAAAGCATGTCGTCAATGCAAAGAATTCTGCTCCAGTAGAGGTCTATGGTTTTCACGATATGGTGGTAGACTTTCAACACCAACTAGTTATCGGAGAGAAAAAATACTGGTCATTTGATGATCCAGAAACAATTTTAAAATTAGAAGACGCTGACAGAAGTTGGAGTATCAGCCCAGACAACAAATGGTTAGTGAGTTATAATGGGGAGGTCTATGATCTGGAGACAATGGAGATGAGTCGAAAGTTAGATGGGAAATATACCTCTGATGCAAAAGCTCACTTTTCTCAGAACAATGAAGTCTTATTGATCCCAGGAGTCAAGCAAATACAACGATGGCGCCTCCCAGGTTTTCAGAAAATTGATCCCATTGAACTTCCCTCGGAGAAAACGAGTATGTCTCTAGGTTACCAAATTAAGCCCCTTCCTGATAACACATTTATCTTTCAAAAAGAAGATTCCTTTTCGATACGGAGCTTGTACTCTGGCGCTGTTTTGCAAGAAAAGGTATTGCCCTTTCACCTAGGAAGACATGACCCTATCTGTATGAGTCAGGACGGGAAATTCATGATGATAGCGCCTAATAGGATCTACAGAGGAAAACAACCAATTGCATCAAGCGATATCATCATATACAGTTTGCCCGACTTCAGGGAAGTGAAAAGGCTCTCGGGGCATGTGGGAAAGGTGGAACACCTAACAATGGCACCCGAAGGTCACTTACTGGCCAGCGGAGGGACAGATGGAACCGTTAAGCTATGGGATTGGAAGGCCGGAAAGCTCGTAGCTACGGTTTTAGGATTGGAAGGTCAGAAGTACTTCATATATACGCCGGACAACTACTATATGACCAGTAAAGGAGTTACAGATGTAGCATTTTCGACGGGTAATAGTGTATACCCATTTGAGCAGTTTGATTTGTATTATAATCGTCCGGATATTGTGTTAGAACGTCTTGGTTATGCCGATCAGGAAATCATTCAAGCCCTGAATAGGAGTTACCAGAAACGACTTGCTAAACTGGGAATTACCCAACCCGATCTCAGGTCGCTGGAAAACTTACCCCAACTAAACATTATTGGTTCCGTTCCTCAAAGTACCGACGAGGACCAGCTAGCACTCATCATCGAATGCACAGATGAACAGTATAACTTACGCCGGTTGCAGGTATTCCAGAATGAGGTGCCACTTTCTTTTCAGGAGGGAGAAGATGTACTTAAGGGCAGAAAGGCGAGAATAAATCTCAGCTTACCCTTGGTATCAGGTTCTAATCGCTTTCAATTTTTGGTTATTAACGAAAAAGGAGCCACTTCTCTGCAGCAGTCCTTCGAGATCAGGCGAAGTAGTTCCGAAAAACCCGACTTACACCTAGTAGTAGTGGGGGTATCCAAATATCGCGAAGCGGATATGAATTTGAAATATGCCGCCAAAGACGCCCGCGATGTTGCGGCCTTATTCACCTCCCGGCCCACGGCTTATCGAAAAATTCATGTCCATCAATTTCTGGATGAAGCAGCCAATCGCCAAGAAATCTTGGCCGTGAAAGAGAAGTTAATGCAAAGCCGTCCAGAAGATCGGGTAATTGTTTTCTTGGCTGGTCACGGATTGCTAGACGATCAACTTAACTATTATTTTGCCACACATCAGGTAGATTTTGCTAATCCAGCTGCTCAAGGCATAGCCTTTGACGAAATGGAGAATTTGCTGAATGAGATACCAGCTCGACAGAAGGCGCTGCTCATAGATGCTTGCCATGCGGGGGAAGTAGATAAGGAAGAAGTAGAATTAGTAACTAAGAAACAGGAGGTAGATGGTGAGGTCACTTTCCGTTCCTTTACAAACAAAACAGTACAGAAGCGACGCATCGGTTTAGACAATTCCTTTGAGCTGATGAAGAACACCTACGTAGATCTTCGGCGAAACTCAGGGGCAGTAATTATCGCCGCTGCCGGCGGGGCTGAATATGCCATTGAAGGGGACCGCTTTCAAAACGGGGTGTTTACACATTGTTTGCGCAAAGCCCTGGCAGTCGAAAAAGACCTGGATAGAACACTAAGGAGTGATCGAAATGGCGATCATATCATTACCATTTCGGAGATCCAGCAATATCTGACTGTAGAGGTGCCTAAGCTCACCCAGAATCGCCAACAGCCCTTAAATCGGGTAGACTATCTGTATAACGATTTTGAAATTTTTCAATATAAAACTGGCAACGAGTCTGACTGGCAAGATTGGCAAGGAAGAGCTTCAAAGGAAGATTTCCATACCATTATTGATCAAGGGATAAATGTTCATCAAGTCTTTGCAGATGGTAGTACCTGGTTGATGAAAGCAATTGACAAACAAGAAGAAGATGATCCATCCACTCTCCAGAAACTGGTTGATCTAGGGGCTGACCCTTATCCGCAGGCTGCCTACTATCCAAAATACAGCTATCACTGGAATGACTATGACTATTTTGGTGGCCTAACCGCCGTTGCCGCATCCGAAGGGAAAATCAAGATGCTGCAATACCTAGTAGAGCAATTGCACATACCAGTAGATAGTGAGGGGTGGAATGTAGAAACCCAGCAAAGAAATGGATGGACAGCCTTACAGTGGGCAGCTTACACAAGAAGATACAAAAACGAAGGAGTTAGAAAAGCAATCCGGTACCTTGTGCAAAAAGGCGCTGATATAGAAAAGAAAGAAAGTAAAAACAACAAGACACCTCTGCTTTTAGCCTTCAGCAAACCCAAAAACTTTGAGATAGGCCAGTTATTGATTGAACTAGGCGCAAACATCTTCGCCACAGACAAAGCCGGCTGGTCGGCCCTGCATTATGCAGCTCGTTGGGGAGAAACAGATATGGTACGATCCTTAGTCAACAAAGGACTAGATATAAATCTGCCAGCGAAAGACGGATGGACTCCCCTCATGCTGGCGGGCATTCATGAACACTATTCAACCTTCAATGAACTGTTGATCGCAGGGGCAGATACCAGTCTACAAACTAAAGCAGGAAATACAATTGCCCAGCTGGCTTCACAAAAAGAACTACTCACCTTGCACGAATTAATGGCATATCCAGGCTCAACAGACCGTGATTTGTTTGTCGCCATCAAAAATAAAGATAAAGCGGCTATTCGTCAGCTATTGAAAAGCGGTGCTTCCTTGAATACAATAGATGGTTACGGGGCAAGCCTATTTATGCAGCTCGTCCATGAAATCGGCGACTTAGCATTTATCAAAGAGGTGATGGCTTATAGGCCCAGTCTAAGCTCCAAGGGTGTCATTTGGACTAATCGAGTAGGAGGAGGATATTATGGAAACCTTCAATGCATAGTAGCTGCCAAGGGTCAGCTCGAGATACTGAAATATTTGGTAGAAAATTTGCGTATGCCCATAGATGATCCAGAATACAATCCGCAAGATGATCAATATACGGGTTGGACCGCATTGCAATGGGCCGCCAGTCAACGCCGGACAGAGGTCATGAACTATCTTTTACAGCGATCGGCGAATATCAATGTTGGCATACAAGAAGGGGATACACCGGCACTACTGTATGTAAAATCCAATCCCAAAGATATTTCTGAGAACTGGTGGTTGCGGAGTCAGGTCAGTATCGCACGAACCACGTGGTTGCTTTCCAATCAAAACATCAATGCCAGAGATAAGTTTGGCTGGACCATCTCACATTATATAAGCCGCGGTGGGGCCATAAATTATGATTTAGTGGGTTATATGAAGCAACTAAAAGAGCTCGGGGCCGACTTCAATATCCAAGGCCAGAATGGCTGGACACCTCTAATGCTAGCTACTCAAAATAAGTCTTACGGAAGAATGGAGCAATTAGTAGAAGCTCAAGCTAACCTCAACTTGCGTAATAAGGAAGGAGATACAGCGCTGATGTTGGCCTACAAAAAGAAGCTTAAAGGCTTCTGCAGATTTTTACTGGAGCAGGAGTCCTTGGATTGCTCCCTTGTCAATGCTGAAGGGCAGAAAGCTTTGGACATTGCCTTGGCGTTGGATCTGCCAGAGATTGCGCAACAGATTAAGAAGAGAGCGGATTGTCGGTGA
- a CDS encoding AAA family ATPase, which yields MKKPIILLAFANDRPGASGYLRNLPLELNRLRTILERAEDKGLCEVELLPTATLDNLISTFQRERLRDRIAILHYGGHAEDDQLLLTNEQGGISGAKADGLVPFLSRQKGLQLVFLNGCYSVLQAQALVEGGVPAVIGTITAINDQLATELAIHFYRAISEGSTLEQAWSESTFTIQAQLGKTQVEAYYRQASEESSQRGIGGTRQAKRFPWEIHFRAGAEEARQWNLPDACANPYFGLPAIPAHYPYPDQPYQFLSRYHRDHARVFFGRGSYIRDLYHRIVSPHTAPIIMLYGRSGVGKSSLLEAGLFPRLEETHEIIHLRRDPSKGLVLQLLEVLGLKEGRSEAKSLLLEQEASIDQLIDRLQALSRELDNLAKEELAVILRSLQEKRKTISQPQPEDAPKAWQQLGASDDQRACLVILDQVEEIYTRPIGQQADELEALMQLLQQMFEDRSQHNNNKLILSYRKEYDPEIEKALRHFSLPKEKVFLDKLSQTDIVEIVQGLGSTDALRGRYRIQVEEGLGPLMAKQLLADQDSPVSPVLQIIMTKLWQQEEQNYEREFTVQSFQQLQQKGLLLEDFFQEQMAAIRFWEQQIQQHVETSGLALDILHAHTTLYATAGSRSLEELREKYEHRAAVLEELLQQFKSLYLLAGSSEGYSTLIHDTLAPIIQKEIRDSDRPGQRAMRILGTKMLEVKQGQSTTVLDEDDLALVEQGASGMRMWTAKERGLIEKSRQRRTKRLAERARNRQIKLGGVVVITLLAVISTLLWQKSERDAQVSLMVSEAFQLEKTDATLALGHLNKALGIQPANKIAQQARHDIYTNNEFYTSSFSLGREIPVTWASFIQRDSLVLTCQDKVISLWDRSCNLIDSLRLENRVIEARVLPQNKKLLLYNDSKDLTLVNLEDKSTQGLSGHEFPVSAIAITEDGKFFLSGDLGGNIILWNNDGTLLQQFNAHATAISSLCFTTTGQQWVSGGMDGEVHLFSIEGERLATYPHPAKITALTVIPNDTFLLTGLRSGEIWKWSLGGQHLGTYVGHKKRVNAIRFLTEEQHILSASDDQTVLLWDKAGTVLKTYRGHGNFVHTVQPTVDGRHMVTASEDGTSKLWKLRSKIEEAHFFEQGSIQSLALSPNNDLVLVGIGEVEQTDINALEAEDFFAQFDQAESYPVLVFDRDRQSMLKLGEHLGKVTAVAVQPQQEYYLSGGEDTKIVLWDSKGSKSVELDHHQGTIFSLAFSPDGQYFLSGSADHQAMLWSIPGDSIASFPHPDVVSGVLFLPGTTDLLTGCYDGWLRMWSRSGELIQEWAGGGGTIETLALSPNGDYIASGHGGTEAALKIWDRQGKLRMSRDLLEKDKSGGQAIYSIAFTPNNQRIACGGAGGWVKVFSLEGAPIQTLTQYQQTPVVGLGLISGGHQLIIGAGKRLYTTNVLD from the coding sequence ATGAAAAAGCCCATCATCTTACTCGCCTTTGCCAATGACCGCCCTGGCGCCAGCGGCTACTTAAGGAACCTTCCTTTGGAGTTGAACCGCCTGCGGACCATTCTGGAGCGCGCAGAAGACAAAGGCCTATGTGAGGTGGAGCTACTGCCCACAGCAACGCTAGACAACCTGATTTCGACCTTTCAACGAGAGCGTTTAAGAGATCGCATAGCTATCCTCCATTATGGGGGGCATGCTGAAGATGATCAGTTGCTGTTGACAAATGAGCAAGGAGGCATAAGTGGCGCTAAAGCGGATGGTTTGGTTCCCTTTCTTTCTCGGCAAAAGGGATTACAACTGGTCTTTCTAAATGGCTGTTATTCCGTGTTGCAGGCCCAGGCACTGGTTGAGGGCGGAGTACCAGCGGTCATTGGCACCATCACCGCGATCAATGATCAGTTAGCCACCGAACTGGCCATTCACTTCTACCGAGCTATTTCTGAAGGTAGCACCCTTGAACAGGCCTGGTCCGAAAGCACTTTTACCATACAGGCGCAACTGGGTAAGACACAAGTGGAAGCTTACTACCGACAAGCTAGCGAAGAAAGTAGCCAACGAGGGATAGGAGGTACTCGTCAAGCCAAACGCTTTCCATGGGAAATCCATTTTCGGGCAGGGGCGGAGGAGGCTCGACAATGGAACCTCCCTGACGCTTGCGCAAACCCTTACTTCGGTCTGCCAGCTATACCGGCGCATTACCCTTATCCGGATCAACCGTACCAGTTTCTCAGTCGATACCATCGGGACCATGCCCGCGTTTTCTTTGGACGAGGATCCTATATCAGAGATTTATATCATCGTATTGTAAGCCCGCATACGGCTCCGATAATCATGCTATATGGACGATCTGGGGTAGGAAAATCTTCCTTACTAGAAGCAGGATTATTTCCCCGCCTGGAAGAAACGCATGAGATCATTCACCTCCGCAGAGACCCCAGCAAGGGATTAGTACTGCAACTGCTGGAGGTACTGGGCTTAAAAGAGGGGAGAAGTGAAGCCAAAAGCCTACTGCTAGAACAGGAAGCATCTATAGACCAGCTGATTGATCGACTCCAGGCATTATCCCGGGAGCTGGATAACTTGGCCAAAGAAGAGTTAGCCGTTATCCTGCGAAGTTTGCAAGAAAAGCGTAAAACGATTAGTCAGCCACAGCCAGAAGATGCTCCGAAAGCTTGGCAGCAACTAGGTGCTTCAGATGACCAACGAGCTTGCCTGGTCATCCTGGACCAGGTGGAGGAAATATATACCCGACCCATTGGCCAACAAGCGGATGAATTAGAAGCATTGATGCAACTACTCCAGCAAATGTTTGAGGATCGCTCACAGCACAACAACAACAAATTGATCCTTAGCTACCGCAAGGAGTACGATCCGGAAATAGAAAAGGCGTTACGGCATTTTTCCCTCCCAAAAGAAAAAGTATTCCTGGACAAGCTATCGCAGACAGATATTGTGGAAATTGTACAAGGCCTTGGTTCGACGGATGCCTTACGCGGTCGATATAGGATACAAGTCGAGGAAGGCTTGGGGCCACTCATGGCAAAGCAGCTCCTGGCGGATCAAGACTCGCCCGTTTCTCCCGTATTGCAGATCATTATGACCAAGCTTTGGCAACAAGAGGAGCAAAACTACGAGCGGGAATTCACGGTTCAAAGTTTCCAGCAGTTGCAACAAAAGGGCCTACTTCTAGAAGATTTCTTCCAAGAGCAAATGGCAGCGATTCGGTTTTGGGAGCAGCAGATCCAGCAGCATGTAGAAACCTCTGGCCTAGCCCTCGATATACTGCATGCTCACACCACCCTATATGCCACTGCAGGCAGTCGATCCTTGGAGGAATTACGCGAAAAGTACGAACATCGAGCAGCAGTGCTGGAAGAGTTGCTACAACAGTTCAAAAGCCTTTACCTATTAGCCGGAAGTTCCGAGGGTTACAGCACCCTGATTCACGATACCTTGGCTCCCATCATCCAAAAGGAAATCCGTGATTCGGACCGCCCAGGTCAAAGAGCAATGCGGATTCTTGGCACTAAGATGTTGGAAGTAAAGCAGGGGCAAAGCACGACTGTACTTGACGAAGATGATTTGGCCCTGGTAGAGCAAGGGGCATCAGGGATGCGAATGTGGACGGCAAAGGAAAGAGGACTTATTGAAAAAAGTCGGCAACGAAGAACAAAACGACTAGCTGAGCGGGCGCGCAATCGTCAAATAAAGCTAGGCGGAGTGGTCGTGATTACCCTTTTAGCTGTCATCAGCACCCTATTGTGGCAAAAGTCCGAGCGAGATGCTCAAGTCAGTCTTATGGTCAGTGAAGCCTTTCAGTTAGAAAAAACGGATGCAACCCTGGCCCTAGGTCATCTCAACAAAGCATTAGGCATTCAGCCAGCCAATAAGATCGCCCAACAAGCCCGCCATGACATCTACACCAACAATGAGTTTTATACCTCTTCCTTCAGTCTGGGCAGAGAAATACCTGTCACCTGGGCTTCCTTTATCCAAAGGGATAGTCTAGTACTCACCTGCCAAGATAAAGTGATCTCCCTTTGGGATCGATCCTGCAATCTGATTGATAGCCTAAGGCTAGAAAATCGAGTCATTGAAGCTAGGGTACTACCCCAAAACAAGAAGCTGTTACTGTATAATGACAGCAAGGACTTAACGCTAGTAAATCTAGAAGACAAGTCAACACAAGGTCTAAGTGGGCACGAATTTCCTGTCAGTGCAATAGCCATTACAGAGGATGGCAAATTCTTCCTAAGTGGAGATTTGGGCGGTAATATCATTCTTTGGAATAATGATGGGACCCTACTACAGCAGTTTAATGCTCATGCGACAGCTATCAGTAGCTTATGCTTCACAACAACGGGCCAGCAGTGGGTAAGTGGGGGCATGGATGGAGAAGTACATTTGTTTAGCATAGAAGGCGAGAGACTAGCCACCTATCCACATCCCGCAAAAATTACTGCATTAACAGTTATTCCAAATGACACCTTCCTGTTGACCGGACTACGGAGTGGAGAGATTTGGAAGTGGTCGCTTGGCGGTCAGCATCTTGGCACCTATGTCGGGCACAAAAAGCGCGTAAATGCCATTAGATTCTTGACAGAAGAGCAGCATATACTTTCTGCCAGTGATGACCAAACTGTCCTTTTGTGGGATAAGGCTGGCACAGTCCTCAAAACGTATAGAGGACATGGCAATTTCGTACACACCGTGCAACCTACTGTAGATGGTCGACACATGGTCACTGCCTCTGAAGATGGGACCAGCAAGCTATGGAAGCTCAGGTCCAAAATAGAAGAGGCGCATTTCTTTGAGCAGGGGAGTATTCAATCCCTGGCCTTATCCCCCAATAACGACCTGGTCCTGGTAGGAATAGGTGAAGTAGAACAAACCGATATCAATGCTTTGGAAGCAGAAGACTTCTTTGCACAATTCGATCAGGCGGAAAGCTATCCAGTTCTGGTATTTGATCGAGATAGGCAATCAATGCTTAAGCTTGGAGAACACCTAGGAAAGGTAACTGCAGTAGCCGTCCAACCGCAGCAGGAATATTATCTAAGTGGGGGAGAGGATACCAAAATCGTGTTGTGGGATTCAAAAGGTAGCAAAAGTGTGGAGCTAGATCATCACCAGGGCACTATTTTTTCGCTAGCCTTTTCTCCCGATGGGCAGTATTTCCTATCCGGATCAGCTGATCATCAGGCCATGCTCTGGTCTATCCCAGGAGATTCAATCGCTAGTTTCCCCCATCCCGATGTAGTAAGTGGTGTGCTTTTCCTACCAGGGACAACAGATCTGCTCACAGGCTGCTATGACGGATGGCTACGGATGTGGTCCAGGTCAGGTGAGTTAATACAAGAATGGGCTGGGGGAGGTGGTACTATTGAAACGCTAGCGCTATCACCTAATGGCGATTATATAGCTTCCGGCCATGGTGGAACCGAAGCTGCCTTAAAAATATGGGATCGGCAGGGTAAACTACGAATGAGCAGGGACCTACTGGAAAAAGACAAATCTGGGGGGCAGGCCATCTATTCAATTGCTTTCACCCCTAATAATCAACGAATTGCCTGTGGGGGAGCAGGAGGTTGGGTTAAAGTATTTTCACTCGAAGGAGCCCCCATTCAAACCCTTACTCAATATCAACAAACTCCAGTTGTCGGCCTGGGCCTGATATCAGGCGGCCACCAACTTATCATAGGAGCCGGGAAAAGGCTCTATACCACAAATGTACTAGACTAA